GAATCATATAAGCGAGTTTCCAATCAATAGTTCTTATTGCTTCTGACAGCGATCTTCCTTTAGATTCcaaatgtaaacaaaatataCGTCTTGTCTGTGCTGCTTTGTTTACTTTCAGCTCATCGcgcaaaagaaaacaaaaattagATTGTTttatatgaaaaaaattgaaaacttgTGAAACTCTCTATTACCAAACACATTGCATTCGAAGTTACTGTTAAAGATAAATTTATATCCAATAACCAAACACAGCACAACTTAAGTTGGTGGTATGGTGATTGCTTATTTTTAAATAAGCTTTTGCGTACTTTTAGATGTACCATCAATGTGTCTATGTGCTGAGATCAAATAGCGAGGATTTTGTGCAAATGTCGTTTTAGTTTCTACGGCTTAGAttgattcttttcaatttaaGCCAGTTCGAGAGAACTGGCGACCTACCTTTGAACTTACGACCTGCACAAGTGGAATGACTTATAAGCTGCTTTGATGAACACCCTTTTAATATTTCGCTATGAAGTTTTTTCATCAGTTAAAGTATTGGAAGGAATGTCTATCATGTTCTTTCTGTTTTAGAAGGAAATTGCTCTAAGTTTTCCGCTATCTCTGTAATTCCGTACtttctgtttgttttaaaTAGAAATATGAAGTTACTTACTTTTGTTCCTTGCTGACAGCTCTAGGGTCACCAGATCCTTGTTTCCACAACCAGAGGGCATCTATAGCGTAGTTTCTAACACTTAGATTGGGCGTTTTCGATTCATCAGCAGCTAGCTGCAAAGCGTCAATGACTTGGCAATCCTTCACGAGATCCCAAAACATGAagtatattttatttataaTTTGCTTTGAACCGCCCTCTTCCTTGTAGGTTTCCGCGTCAACTTCTGGCACGAGTTGGGAATATGATTGCTTACCCAACTTGAAAAGTATTCTACCAAGAGTTTGTATAGCAATGCATCTTTGGGCAGGGAATTTAGACATGGCTAAATGAGCCAACTCTGGTATGGTATAACCCGCTAGTTCAGGGTCTTCTGAATGATGATGCAACCCATCATTAGTCGTTTCCAATTTCCGATTTGGAGGAACCATGTTCCCTTTGAAGTCGAATCGACATGCTGAAACGTCATGTAAAACACCATCGCCCATAGCCTCAGTATTAACCTGTTGCATCCACTTTAGTTTTTCTGGTTCTTGTGGTAAATCAGGAAAGAATTTCCTATGTAGCTCTTCATTGAAGTTTGGATCGTTTATATCAAGCGGTTCGTACTCTGATTTATTTTCGTCTTGTTTGTTATTCTTTGCCTTTATGAAATGAACGTCTGCTAATAAATCTTTATTGCTCATATGATCAATACTTTGAATGAACTGATATTCTTGTGGAGCCATatcgtcttcatctttGAATGCTGTTTCAACGTCATCGAAGTCATCTTCAATAGATTTACCAATATCATTGACGTTTGACGGATCATTAACGTCTCTCTTGATCTCCGAGGCTACTTCATCAGCATCGATGGTAGAACGAATACCCAAGGCTTCATCAACTGCCTTATCATCTAGTTTAGGTAGGTCTTTATTTTCATAACTGCCTCCTATCCATGTACCTGGCCCTTCTATTTCTGCATACTGTGGTATTTCTGATCTGCGACTAGAGTTAGACCCATCACCGTTGGCATCATTGTCATTAACTGACATAgcttccatttttttattcacTCTTGCTATCAATGATTTCAAAACAGCCGGATTTAAAGAGTCTAGTAACTCTtgtctttcattttcgaaCTGCTCTGGAGTCATATTCTGTAAAAGTGCCAAGTTTTGTAGATGTATCCTTTCTGCTTCTGACAAAGTTTCCGAGTCCTTTGAAGTCGCAGTAGTACCGCCGGTTTGACGAGAAACGGGGGATTCTCTGGAACCAGAAGCagtatttttttgcttattctttctcttttccatcagtctttctttccaactCGAAACTTTTGTGGGTTGATGAAGCTTGGGAAACCCTGTAGTTGGCATCTCTGCACTGATGGCATCAGGTGCAATGGTTTCTCTCTCAACAATATCACCGAACAAATCCATATCGAAAGAAGAGATTTCTCAAATACTACTGTTTCAACTTGCTTCCTTGGTTAGTGCAAaatcctttcttcttcaaccaCCCAGTTCAGTTACAGCTAAGTTTActatctcatctcatcataTTAACTAAACTAACGCTTTgttcaaatcatcatcttaGCTCAgctttccttttttttttatgaaACCCAAACACCACAAACAAAATTTAACCAACCTTCAGCATGAACAATATTCACTTCATGCACGGCTCTCAACAAGCACTAGCTGCACAATTCCTGCAAGACCCTCTTTTGGAGGCACTACTAATGGAACAAAATACCCTTCTGCTACTTGTCCATCTGACACTAGCAAA
The Kluyveromyces marxianus DMKU3-1042 DNA, complete genome, chromosome 1 DNA segment above includes these coding regions:
- the RBA50 gene encoding Rba50p is translated as MDLFGDIVERETIAPDAISAEMPTTGFPKLHQPTKVSSWKERLMEKRKNKQKNTASGSRESPVSRQTGGTTATSKDSETLSEAERIHLQNLALLQNMTPEQFENERQELLDSLNPAVLKSLIARVNKKMEAMSVNDNDANGDGSNSSRRSEIPQYAEIEGPGTWIGGSYENKDLPKLDDKAVDEALGIRSTIDADEVASEIKRDVNDPSNVNDIGKSIEDDFDDVETAFKDEDDMAPQEYQFIQSIDHMSNKDLLADVHFIKAKNNKQDENKSEYEPLDINDPNFNEELHRKFFPDLPQEPEKLKWMQQVNTEAMGDGVLHDVSACRFDFKGNMVPPNRKLETTNDGLHHHSEDPELAGYTIPELAHLAMSKFPAQRCIAIQTLGRILFKLGKQSYSQLVPEVDAETYKEEGGSKQIINKIYFMFWDLVKDCQVIDALQLAADESKTPNLSVRNYAIDALWLWKQGSGDPRAVSKEQK